A window from Chitinophaga filiformis encodes these proteins:
- a CDS encoding amidohydrolase family protein, whose amino-acid sequence MKRIILTYITALSCTAALAQETIYPAPPQGKTIYIINATIHVGNGQVLENGALTFSNGKITAVGNNLPAPGADGTIMDLKGQHVYPGVISPLTNLGLTEVEAVRATNDYTEVGEINPSVRSLVAYNTDSKVINTLRSNGILLAQVTPEGGMIPGSSSVVQLDAWNWEDAAYRKDGAIHFYMPSLLPPPSMPGRFFTVTKDRAEEFAEQTGKVRAFLNEAKAYLQEDKHTAVNLKFEAVKGLFTKEQKLFVHCNLVKEMLVAVDFAKEFGIDVVIAGGADSWIIADVLKQNNIAVVLTQPHSLPLTPDDDVDQPYKTAAQLQQAGVLFCLSNEGFWQQRNLPFEAGTASTYGLTKEQALTAVTLNTARILGIDKNTGSLETGKDANIVISTGDLLDMRSSIVTHAFIQGRKINLDNKQKQLYERYKHKYGLK is encoded by the coding sequence ATGAAACGGATCATCTTAACATATATCACCGCGCTTTCCTGTACGGCTGCATTGGCCCAGGAAACAATCTATCCTGCCCCGCCGCAGGGAAAGACCATTTACATCATCAATGCCACTATCCATGTTGGTAACGGACAGGTGCTTGAAAACGGCGCATTGACCTTTTCCAATGGTAAGATCACTGCCGTGGGCAATAATCTGCCCGCTCCGGGCGCCGATGGGACCATTATGGACCTGAAAGGGCAACATGTATATCCTGGCGTTATTTCACCACTCACGAACCTGGGTCTGACCGAGGTAGAAGCTGTAAGAGCTACCAACGACTATACCGAGGTGGGGGAGATCAACCCTTCTGTACGTTCACTGGTAGCCTATAATACTGATTCTAAAGTGATCAATACCCTCCGTTCCAATGGTATCCTGCTGGCACAGGTAACGCCTGAAGGAGGAATGATACCCGGTTCTTCTTCTGTAGTGCAGCTCGACGCATGGAACTGGGAAGATGCCGCTTATAGGAAAGATGGGGCCATTCATTTCTATATGCCCAGCCTCCTGCCACCGCCATCCATGCCGGGACGTTTTTTCACCGTTACGAAAGACAGGGCAGAAGAATTTGCAGAACAGACAGGTAAGGTGCGTGCCTTTCTGAATGAGGCAAAAGCTTATCTGCAGGAAGACAAACATACCGCAGTTAACCTCAAGTTTGAAGCCGTAAAAGGGCTGTTCACCAAAGAACAGAAACTATTCGTTCACTGCAACCTGGTGAAGGAAATGCTGGTAGCTGTTGACTTTGCAAAGGAGTTCGGGATCGATGTGGTGATTGCCGGAGGAGCAGATTCCTGGATCATTGCGGATGTTCTGAAACAGAACAATATCGCCGTTGTGCTCACACAGCCACATAGCCTGCCGCTGACGCCAGACGATGATGTGGACCAGCCTTATAAAACAGCCGCTCAGTTACAGCAGGCGGGAGTATTGTTCTGCCTGAGCAATGAGGGGTTCTGGCAACAGCGTAACCTGCCCTTTGAAGCAGGCACGGCCAGTACCTATGGGCTTACGAAGGAACAGGCGCTGACCGCCGTGACCTTAAATACAGCCCGCATCCTGGGTATTGATAAAAACACCGGTTCCCTGGAAACAGGCAAGGACGCCAATATCGTTATCAGTACCGGCGACCTGCTGGATATGCGCAGCAGCATAGTCACCCATGCCTTTATCCAGGGCAGGAAGATCAACCTGGACAATAAACAGAAACAGCTGTACGAGCGTTATAAACATAAGTACGGACTGAAGTAA